The Spirochaetota bacterium genome contains the following window.
CTGCCATGGTAAGAGAATCTTCATCAACATTAGCCACAGCCTTCTCACCGCGTGCATACGCCATATTAGCCTGATTAATCCAACCCATGCTCTTAAAAATCGTACCGCGGTTCAACCTATAGCGAGGAATATAACCTCCATATGAACGTATTCCAACCATACTAACCTCCTTTTATTGTATTCGATCTAACCTTACCGTAAAACAGTTATTGACAAGACTAATCATTCTCAATATGAAATCATTCAAATGCATACTATCTTAATCATTAATAACAACTGAACTACGTGACTGTTAAATCTTATATAATACTTGGCAAGCACAAAATATTTAATATTAAATATGCAGGATTTAATTATTTTTATTATTGATTGTTAATTATCCAAGGACTTTTATTAAAATTACAGACAATGGGAATTAGAGGGATTGTCCTTTTTGTTGGAATTTAGGATAGGGGTATTCTTGTGTCAAGTATAAAGTGCTACAATTTTCAGGAATATCATAATACTCCATTTTATTATTACTCAATCCTTCAGGGGATTCAATTTCTATTTTAATAAGCAAGCCTAATGTTGAAATCCTTTTGCAGTCTTTTCACACCTAACCAATATTATTGTAGCTACCCAAAGTTATGAGATATTCTTGATTTTTATGATATGAACAAATATGCTACATTAATTAAAACATGGATAGATTTCAACTTCATACTTAAATAACAGAACCCCCTAGAATAATATGGTTAATGATAACTACATTGAAGCCAAATTTATAATAAGATTGAACCGCTTTGTAGGTATAGTAGATATTGATGGCAATCATTGTTCTGTTTACATACCGAATACCGGCAGGCTTTCTGAATTGCTGCACCCTGGAAGGAGAGTAATGCTAATACCCTCTTCAGGCAAACACCCATACAGACTACAGTATGTGATATACAAGGACAAGCCAATATTTATAGATTCAATAACCAGCAATCGTATATTCTACGACCTCCTCACAGAGAAGAGGGTCCCAATGCAAGGGGACTATGATTCAATTACCAGAGAACCATGCTTTAGAGATCATCGATTCGATTTTTCTCTATCCGAAAACTTATCAGGGGACAGGGATAAACTCTTTATTGAGTTAAAATCAGTTACCCTGGCATGGGACAATACAGCTTCCTTCCCCGATGCACCTACCATCAGGGGTGTGGAACATATCAGGGCATTATCCCATAGCGGGAAGGGAATGCTTGTCTTCCTTATCTTTCATAGCAATATTGACTATTTTATTCCAAACTATCATACTGACTTTGAATTCTATAAAACACTGGTGGATCATAAAGAGAATATTCAAATATCTGCTTTCTCTGTAGAATATGGGGTTAATCTTGATATTAATGGATTAAAGGAGGTTGAAATCATATTACCCCATGTTAAGCCCTCAGGCTCTTATCTCCTCATCTATAGCAACTCAAGTTGTAGGATTGCGGATGTGGGGCATTTAGGAGGAATATCCTTTCCAGAGGGATTTTACATATATGTTGGTAGCGGAAAAAAGAATCTCTTCAAAAGGATAGAATACCACAGAAGAAATAGCGTAAAAAAACACTGGCATGTGGATTATATAAAAAATCATTTCAAACTTATTATGGATATTCCAATCGTAACTCATAGAGATATTGAATGCATTCTTGCTGAAAGGATAATAGAATTAGGAGGGAAGGGAATAAAGGGATTTGGCTCATCCGATTGCAGATGTAATAGTCACTTCTTTTTCTTTGCAAGCAATCCCCTATACAGCGAAGACTTCTGGGATATGATTCTTGAAGAAAGGCTGTCAATTCTTTAGCA
Protein-coding sequences here:
- the sfsA gene encoding DNA/RNA nuclease SfsA, with the translated sequence MVNDNYIEAKFIIRLNRFVGIVDIDGNHCSVYIPNTGRLSELLHPGRRVMLIPSSGKHPYRLQYVIYKDKPIFIDSITSNRIFYDLLTEKRVPMQGDYDSITREPCFRDHRFDFSLSENLSGDRDKLFIELKSVTLAWDNTASFPDAPTIRGVEHIRALSHSGKGMLVFLIFHSNIDYFIPNYHTDFEFYKTLVDHKENIQISAFSVEYGVNLDINGLKEVEIILPHVKPSGSYLLIYSNSSCRIADVGHLGGISFPEGFYIYVGSGKKNLFKRIEYHRRNSVKKHWHVDYIKNHFKLIMDIPIVTHRDIECILAERIIELGGKGIKGFGSSDCRCNSHFFFFASNPLYSEDFWDMILEERLSIL